The window CATCGAGCGCTGGGCGGAGACGCCCTGTATGGGATGGACGCACCTTCAGCCGGCGGAGCCAACCACGGTGGGCTACCGCCTGGCCCTCTACGGCCAGGATCTCTTGATGGACTGGGAGGAGCTGGCCCGTTGTCGGGAGATGATCCGGGGCAAGGGCTTCAAGGGGGCCGTGGGCACAGGGGCCTCCTATCAGGCCCTGCTGAGGGGGACCCCGATGACGCCGTCCGAAATGGAGGCGCGGGCGATGGCGGAGCTGGGCCTGGAGGCCTTCCCGGTGGCCGGTCAGATCTATCCGCGCAAGCAGGACTGGCGGGTTCTGAGCGCTTTGGCGGGCCTGGGGCTTTCCCTTTACAAGATGGCCTTCGACCTGCGCCTGCTGCAGGCGCCCCCCTTCGGCGAGTGGTCCGAGCCCTTCGGCCCGCGCCAGGTCGGCTCCTCGGCCATGCCCTTCAAGCGCAACCCGGTGCTGGCGGAGCGGATCAACGCCCTGGCCCGCTACCTGGGGGCGTTGCCTCAGATCGCCTGGGAGACGGCGGCCCACTCCCTGCTGGAGCGCACCCTGGATGATTCCGCGGTCCGCCGCATCGTGCTCCCCGAGGCGTTCCTGACGGCCGACGAGATCCTGCGCCTGGCCCTGCGGATCCTCCGCGGCCTGAATGTTCACGAGGAGGGCTTGCGTCGCAACCTGGAGCGGTATGCGCCCTTCGCCGCCCTGGAGCCGATCCTCATGGCGGCGGCCCGGGCGGGGGCGGACCGTCAGGCCCTTCACGCCCGCCTGCGAGATCACGCGATGGCGGCCTGGGCGGCGGTGCAGGCAGGCTTGCCCAACCCGCTGCCGGATCGCCTGCGGACGGATCCGGAGATCACCCGCTGGGTGCCTCCGGAGGACCTGGAGGAGCTGCTTCGAGTGGAAGCCCACATCGGCGATGCCCCGGCCCGCGCCCGGGCCATGGCGCAGCGGATCCGGGAGGCCATCGCCGGATGATGAATCCGGAGGGGGTTCCGATGGAAGCGCGCTACGCCCTTTTCAGCCTGACCGATCGCACGGGGGCAGTGGAGTTCGCCCGGGGGCTGGTCGCCCTGGGCTGGCAGATCCTCGCCACCCGGGGCACGGCCCAGGCCCTGGCGGCGGGAGGGGTTCCGGTGCGCTCCCTGGAGGAGTGGACCGGGTTCCCGGAGATCCTGGGGGGGCGGGTGAAGACCCTCCATCCGCGGGTGCACGCCGGGATCCTGGCCCGGGCGTCCGAGGCGGATCAGGCGGAGCTGGCGGCCATCGGGGGGAAGCCCATCGATCTGGTGGCCGTCACCCTCTATGCGTTCGAGGAAGCCGCCCGCCGCGGGACGGAGGAGGAAGCCATCGAGGCCATCGACATCGGCGGGGTGGCGTTGCTGCGCGCCGCCGCCAAGAACTTCGCCCGGGTGATCGTCTGCAGCCGGCCGGAGGATTACCCGCCGGTCCTGGAAGCGCTTCGCCGCGAAGGGGAGGTTCCTCTGACGCTGCGCCGGCGCCTGGCGGCGCGGGCCTTCCGTCTGACGGCAGCTTACGACGCGTGGATCGCCCGCTATCTCGAGCGGGAGGACGGGGAGGGGGAGCTGCCGGAGACCCTGCTCCTAACCGCCCGGCAGGCCCTTCCTCTCCGCTACGGGGAGAACCCGCATCAGGCGGGAGCGTTCTACCTGGAGCCCCTTCAGGAGCTCCCCTTTGAGGTGTTGCAGGGGAAGCCGCTCTCTTACAACAACCTGCTGGATCTGGAGGCGGCATGGCGGGCGGTGGAGGAGTTCGAGGAGCCGGCGGCGGTGATCGTCAAGCACAACAACCCCTGCGGGGCGGCGATGGGGGCTGATCCGGCGGACGCCTTCCGACGGGCCCTGGCGGGCGATCCGGAGAGCGCTTACGGCGGCATCGTCGCCTTCAACCGGGAGGTCGATGAGGGGGCGGCGGTCGCATTGCAGGAGGTCTTCCTGGAGGTCATCGCGGCGCCGGGGTATCGGCCGGAGGCCCTGGACCGGCTCCGGCGCAAGAAGGCCTGCCGGGTGATCCGGATGCGGGCGGGAACCCGGGGCGCCCTGGAGATCCGAAGCGTCCTAAGCGGGCTCCTGGTCCAGACTCCGGATCCGGGGGATGGGGATCCGGAGAGCTGGCGGGTGGTCACCCGGCGCGCGCCCTCTGAAGAGGAGTGGCGGGATCTGCGGTTCGCCTGGAAGGTCGTCCGCCATGTGCGCTCCAATGCCATTGTGCTCGCCCGGGAGGGGCAGACCGTGGGGGTCGGGGCCGGTCAGATGAGCCGGGTGGATGCAGTGCGGGTTGCGGTGAT is drawn from Thermoflexus hugenholtzii and contains these coding sequences:
- the purB gene encoding adenylosuccinate lyase, which produces MFTHDSYLSPFTWRYGSPEMRRLWSEIHRRRLWRRVWIALARAQMAAGRVRPEQLADLEAHAEAIDLARAEQIEAEIGHDLMAELLTFAEQAPLGGPVLHLGATSADIEDNADALRLREALDLIRGRLRQVLETLAGAIERWAETPCMGWTHLQPAEPTTVGYRLALYGQDLLMDWEELARCREMIRGKGFKGAVGTGASYQALLRGTPMTPSEMEARAMAELGLEAFPVAGQIYPRKQDWRVLSALAGLGLSLYKMAFDLRLLQAPPFGEWSEPFGPRQVGSSAMPFKRNPVLAERINALARYLGALPQIAWETAAHSLLERTLDDSAVRRIVLPEAFLTADEILRLALRILRGLNVHEEGLRRNLERYAPFAALEPILMAAARAGADRQALHARLRDHAMAAWAAVQAGLPNPLPDRLRTDPEITRWVPPEDLEELLRVEAHIGDAPARARAMAQRIREAIAG
- the purH gene encoding bifunctional phosphoribosylaminoimidazolecarboxamide formyltransferase/IMP cyclohydrolase; amino-acid sequence: MEARYALFSLTDRTGAVEFARGLVALGWQILATRGTAQALAAGGVPVRSLEEWTGFPEILGGRVKTLHPRVHAGILARASEADQAELAAIGGKPIDLVAVTLYAFEEAARRGTEEEAIEAIDIGGVALLRAAAKNFARVIVCSRPEDYPPVLEALRREGEVPLTLRRRLAARAFRLTAAYDAWIARYLEREDGEGELPETLLLTARQALPLRYGENPHQAGAFYLEPLQELPFEVLQGKPLSYNNLLDLEAAWRAVEEFEEPAAVIVKHNNPCGAAMGADPADAFRRALAGDPESAYGGIVAFNREVDEGAAVALQEVFLEVIAAPGYRPEALDRLRRKKACRVIRMRAGTRGALEIRSVLSGLLVQTPDPGDGDPESWRVVTRRAPSEEEWRDLRFAWKVVRHVRSNAIVLAREGQTVGVGAGQMSRVDAVRVAVMKAGPRARGAAMASDAFFPFPDGVEAAAAAGVTAVIQPGGSIRDAEVIAAADRLRLAMVFTGRRHFRH